A single genomic interval of Pyrus communis chromosome 7, drPyrComm1.1, whole genome shotgun sequence harbors:
- the LOC137738786 gene encoding heavy metal-associated isoprenylated plant protein 21 has protein sequence MGALDYLSNFCTVTSTRSKRKAMQTVEIKVKMDCDGCERRVKHAVTSMKGVKSVEVNRKQSRVIVSGYVEPNKVLKRVKSTGKKRAEFWPYIDQHLVRYPYASGVYDWRAPKGYVRNVVQAFPASINAPEENMVTLFSDDNVNACSIM, from the exons ATGGGTGCTCTTGATTATCTTTCAAACTTTTGCACAGTCACCAGCACAAGAAGCAAGCGTAAAGCAATGCAG ACAGTTGAGATCAAAGTCAAAATGGACTGTGATGGCTGTGAAAGAAGAGTCAAGCATGCTGTTACCTCTATGAAAG GTGTAAAATCTGTGGAGGTGAACCGGAAACAAAGCCGGGTGATAGTGAGCGGGTATGTAGAACCGAACAAGGTGTTGAAGCGAGTAAAAAGCACAGGCAAGAAGAGAGCTGAGTTCTGGCCCTACATTGATCAACATCTAGTACGCTATCCCTACGCCTCTGGAGTATACGACTGGCGGGCGCCAAAAGGCTATGTCCGGAATGTGGTTCAAGCTTTTCCGGCGTCTATAAATGCACCTGAGGAGAACATGGTCACCCTCTTCAGTGATGATAATGTCAATGCTTGTTCCATAATGTAG